A window of the Burkholderia sp. 9120 genome harbors these coding sequences:
- a CDS encoding diguanylate cyclase has protein sequence MDTPKPHRNAAAQDLAEDDANAQAQALEAEDAPNLAVDDALARILGNPPAAECPIMVLLVDDQAIIAEAIRLALAGESSVDFHYCASPEEAVRCADETRATVILQDLVMPGTDGLTLVRQYRQNPATRDIPIIMLSTKEEPLVKSAAFAAGANDYLVKLPDRIELIARIRYHSRSYLNLLQRDEAYQALRQSQQQLLATNLELQRLTHSDGLTGLSNRRYLDQYLAAEWRRAMRDKTGLGFLMIDVDNFKAYNDTYGHVAGDEVLKRVAQTVEACLGRSPDLAARFGGEEFAVVLPGTSSGGLRLLAEKIRIAIEGLMIPHAGSASGVVTISIGAATLVPSAAEPVTKLIEAADIGLYRAKRDGKNQVAVSD, from the coding sequence ATGGACACTCCTAAACCGCATCGGAACGCCGCCGCGCAGGACCTCGCAGAAGACGACGCGAACGCGCAGGCGCAAGCGTTGGAAGCGGAGGACGCCCCCAATCTCGCCGTTGACGACGCGTTGGCCCGCATCCTCGGTAATCCGCCGGCTGCCGAATGCCCGATCATGGTGTTGCTGGTCGACGACCAGGCGATCATCGCCGAAGCGATCCGGCTGGCGCTGGCCGGCGAGTCGAGCGTCGATTTCCATTACTGCGCGTCGCCCGAAGAGGCGGTGCGCTGCGCCGACGAAACGCGCGCCACCGTGATCCTGCAAGACCTGGTGATGCCGGGCACCGACGGCCTCACGCTGGTGCGTCAGTACCGCCAGAATCCGGCCACGCGCGACATTCCGATCATCATGCTGTCGACCAAGGAAGAGCCGCTGGTGAAAAGCGCGGCATTCGCTGCCGGCGCCAACGACTATCTGGTGAAGCTGCCGGACCGCATCGAGTTGATCGCGCGGATTCGTTATCACTCGCGCTCGTATCTGAACCTGCTGCAACGCGACGAGGCGTATCAGGCGCTGCGTCAGTCGCAACAGCAGTTGCTCGCGACCAATCTGGAGTTGCAGCGGCTCACGCATTCGGACGGGTTGACGGGGCTGTCGAATCGCCGCTACCTCGATCAGTATCTGGCCGCCGAATGGCGCCGCGCCATGCGCGATAAAACCGGCCTCGGCTTTCTGATGATCGATGTGGATAACTTCAAGGCCTACAACGACACCTACGGCCACGTGGCTGGCGACGAAGTGCTGAAGCGCGTCGCGCAAACCGTCGAAGCCTGCCTGGGACGCTCGCCGGATCTCGCAGCGCGCTTCGGCGGCGAAGAGTTCGCGGTGGTGCTGCCGGGCACGTCGTCGGGCGGCTTGCGGCTGCTTGCCGAGAAGATCCGCATCGCGATCGAAGGGCTCATGATTCCGCATGCGGGCTCCGCGAGCGGCGTGGTGACGATCAGCATCGGCGCGGCGACGCTGGTGCCGTCAGCGGCCGAGCCGGTGACCAAGCTGATCGAAGCCGCCGACATCGGCCTGTATCGCGCCAAGCGGGACGGGAAAAATCAGGTCGCGGTGAGCGACTGA
- the mdeB gene encoding alpha-ketoglutarate dehydrogenase: MTDLSNGNEQVRALNVQQVGGAEQADDDPQETAEWLDALDAVVEHVGRDRAQFLFDKLASHALSLGVESARTNVTPYQNTIPVEQQPRYPGNLELEERLAAALRWNALAMVVRANKAYGELGGHIASYASAADLFEVGFNHFFRAAAPGGEAGTGDLVYFQPHSSPGVYARAYLEGFLSEENLQHYRREIGGPGLCSYPHPWLMPDFWQFPTGSMGIGPINAIYQARFMRYLANRGLAQTEGRKVWGFFGDGEMDEPESTGALSLAAREGLDNLVFVINCNLQRLDGPVRSNGRIVDELEAHFIGAGWNVIKVLWGSDWDALFSRDRTGALLRAFAQTVDGQFQTFSANDGAYNRERFFGQNPELAALAAQLSDDDIDRLRRGGHDVRKLHAAYAKALAHQGQPTVILAKTMKGFGMGTAGQGRMTTHQQKKLDFDDLKAFRDRFRLPLTDHDVEQVKFYQPAADSPEMQYLHARRAALGGYLPRRRRVASTGLIVPPVSSWGQFALESNGREMSTTMALVRMLTALLKDKEVGQRVVPIVADEARTFGMANMFRQVGIYSPLGQLYEPEDLGSMLYYREDTQGQILEEGISEAGAVSSWVAAATSYSVHDLPMLPFYIYYSMFGFQRIGDLIWAAADQRARGFLIGATSGKTTLGGEGLQHQDGSSHLAASTIPNCRAYDPAFAYELAAIVDEGMREMVEAQRDVFYYVTVMNENYPQPSVPDSDWTTLREGILKGIYALGAQQDSAANARVQLLGAGAILGEVIAAQQMLKDDWQIDAAVWSVTSFTELQRDGMAAERLARLGNGTDTDADTPYVTQALAASQGPIIAATDYVRAVPELIRAYVPRRYVTLGTDGFGRSDTRQALREFFEVDRRSIVIAALKALVDEGAIEATVLAEVRARYRGDAAPGAASWQR, translated from the coding sequence ATGACGGATTTGTCCAACGGTAATGAGCAGGTGCGGGCGTTGAATGTGCAGCAAGTCGGCGGCGCGGAGCAGGCGGACGACGATCCGCAGGAAACCGCCGAATGGCTCGACGCGCTCGATGCGGTGGTCGAACACGTCGGTCGCGACCGCGCGCAGTTCCTGTTCGACAAGCTGGCGAGCCACGCGCTGTCGCTCGGTGTCGAATCGGCACGCACCAACGTCACGCCGTACCAGAACACGATCCCGGTTGAGCAGCAGCCGCGCTATCCGGGCAACCTCGAACTCGAGGAACGGCTCGCCGCCGCCTTGCGCTGGAACGCACTCGCCATGGTGGTGCGCGCGAACAAGGCCTACGGCGAACTCGGCGGTCATATCGCGAGTTATGCGTCGGCGGCGGATCTGTTCGAAGTCGGCTTCAACCATTTTTTCCGCGCGGCGGCGCCGGGCGGAGAGGCGGGCACTGGCGACCTCGTGTACTTCCAGCCGCATTCGTCGCCGGGCGTGTATGCGCGGGCTTACCTCGAAGGCTTCCTGTCCGAGGAGAACCTGCAGCATTACCGGCGCGAGATCGGCGGCCCGGGTTTGTGTTCGTATCCGCATCCGTGGCTGATGCCGGACTTCTGGCAGTTCCCGACCGGCTCGATGGGCATCGGCCCGATCAACGCGATTTACCAGGCGCGCTTCATGCGCTACCTGGCCAACCGCGGCCTCGCACAAACCGAAGGCCGCAAGGTGTGGGGCTTCTTCGGTGATGGCGAGATGGACGAGCCCGAATCGACCGGCGCGCTCTCGCTCGCCGCGCGTGAGGGGCTCGACAATCTGGTGTTCGTGATCAACTGCAACCTGCAGCGTCTCGACGGCCCGGTGCGCAGCAACGGCCGCATCGTCGACGAACTGGAGGCGCATTTCATCGGCGCCGGCTGGAACGTGATCAAGGTGCTGTGGGGCTCGGACTGGGACGCATTGTTCTCGCGCGACCGCACCGGCGCCTTGCTGCGCGCGTTCGCGCAAACCGTCGACGGTCAGTTCCAGACCTTCTCGGCGAACGACGGCGCGTACAACCGCGAGCGCTTCTTCGGCCAGAACCCGGAGTTGGCCGCGCTCGCCGCGCAATTGAGCGACGACGATATCGACCGTTTACGACGCGGCGGTCACGACGTGCGCAAACTGCACGCGGCCTACGCGAAGGCGTTGGCCCATCAAGGCCAGCCGACGGTGATCCTCGCGAAGACGATGAAGGGCTTCGGCATGGGCACCGCGGGGCAGGGCCGCATGACCACGCATCAACAGAAGAAACTCGATTTCGATGACCTGAAGGCGTTTCGCGACCGTTTCCGCCTGCCGCTGACGGACCACGACGTCGAACAGGTGAAGTTTTACCAACCCGCAGCGGACAGCCCGGAAATGCAGTACCTGCATGCTCGCCGGGCGGCTCTTGGAGGCTATCTGCCCAGAAGGCGGAGAGTCGCATCGACGGGGCTGATCGTCCCGCCGGTGTCCTCTTGGGGGCAATTCGCGCTGGAGTCGAACGGCCGCGAGATGTCCACGACCATGGCGCTGGTGCGCATGCTGACCGCGCTGCTGAAGGACAAGGAAGTCGGCCAGCGCGTCGTGCCCATCGTCGCCGACGAGGCGCGCACCTTCGGCATGGCGAACATGTTCCGGCAGGTCGGCATCTATTCGCCGCTCGGGCAGTTGTACGAGCCGGAAGACCTCGGCTCGATGCTGTACTACCGCGAGGACACGCAAGGCCAGATTCTCGAGGAAGGCATTTCGGAGGCGGGCGCGGTGTCGTCGTGGGTCGCGGCGGCGACGTCGTACAGCGTGCACGATCTGCCGATGCTGCCGTTCTACATCTACTACTCGATGTTCGGTTTCCAGCGCATCGGCGATCTGATCTGGGCGGCGGCCGATCAACGCGCGAGAGGTTTTCTGATCGGCGCGACCTCGGGCAAGACGACGCTCGGCGGCGAAGGTTTGCAGCATCAGGACGGGTCGAGTCATCTGGCGGCATCGACGATTCCGAATTGCCGCGCGTACGATCCGGCGTTCGCGTACGAGCTTGCCGCGATCGTCGACGAGGGCATGCGCGAGATGGTCGAGGCACAGCGCGACGTGTTCTATTACGTCACTGTGATGAACGAAAACTACCCGCAGCCTTCGGTGCCGGATAGCGATTGGACGACGCTGAGGGAAGGGATTCTGAAGGGCATCTACGCGCTGGGCGCTCAGCAGGACAGTGCCGCGAACGCCAGGGTGCAGTTACTCGGCGCGGGCGCGATTCTCGGCGAAGTGATCGCGGCGCAGCAGATGTTGAAGGACGACTGGCAGATCGACGCCGCCGTGTGGAGCGTGACGAGCTTCACCGAGTTGCAGCGCGACGGGATGGCGGCGGAGCGGCTTGCGCGTCTCGGCAACGGCACCGATACCGATGCAGACACGCCCTACGTCACGCAAGCGCTCGCCGCATCGCAAGGTCCGATCATCGCCGCAACGGACTACGTGCGCGCGGTGCCCGAACTGATTCGCGCCTACGTGCCGCGCCGCTACGTGACGCTCGGCACCGATGGTTTCGGCCGCAGCGATACGCGCCAGGCGCTGCGCGAATTCTTCGAAGTGGACCGCCGCTCCATCGTGATCGCTGCACTGAAGGCGCTGGTGGACGAGGGCGCCATCGAGGCCACGGTACTCGCCGAAGTGCGCGCCCGCTATCGGGGTGACGCAGCGCCCGGCGCCGCGTCCTGGCAACGCTGA
- a CDS encoding hybrid sensor histidine kinase/response regulator gives MTDDPRRPSLIDLFREEARTQARVLNDGLLALDRAPRDAAALEACMRAAHSLKGAARIVGVQVGVELAHEMEECFVAAQEGRALLDAVWIDELLRGVDIIARIGNDEDESARDEVGTCVAALHARMASVLPHGAATRSGFALGADSALTSASGSMAAYGSTPATSATPSAAAPSTTTPSPAPANAPPAFDPDAAFNLLAEALRAEAKSTASAPAPANVSTSASAPADPTAAPLLPSAPASIIAGNAIPAQPAAPSASNASTTTESGRMLRVRADNLDRLLSLSGESLVESRWLKPFAQSMLRIKRVHRDGTRALDQLHETLADLKLDPRAQAALEEVRRLTAESQHLLAERLADLESFDRRSTHLSQQLYDAALQCRMRPFGDGTGGLARMVRDVARSLGKKVRWQLVGESTQVDRDILDLLEAPLGHMLRNALDHGIEAPAVRLARGKPEEGTLTLDARHTAGALLITVSDDGAGIDLDALRASIVRKKLASDETAARLSEAELLEFLLLPGFSLRDQVTDLSGRGVGLDAVHDVVKRVRGTVRITHEPGLGTRVQLQLPLTLSVIRSLLIEVAGEPYAVPLAHVNRTLNVSRAEIELLEGHQHIAFAGRRIGVVTAHQILDTAAPADQSDAVSMIVIGDGPHTYGVVVDRFLGERMLVVQPLDPRLGKVRNITAGALMENGDPVLIADVDDWLRSVERLVAGGDLRHTQHGVAPAAQRTTRRVLVVDDSLTVRELERKLLATRGYDVTIAVDGMDGWNAVRGERFDLVITDIDMPRMDGIELVTLIKRDPQLQSLPVMIVSYKDREEDRRAGLNAGADYYLAKGSFHDEALLDAVRDLIGEAYG, from the coding sequence ATGACGGACGACCCGCGCCGCCCGTCGCTGATCGATCTTTTCCGCGAAGAAGCGCGGACCCAGGCACGCGTGCTGAACGACGGCCTGCTTGCGCTCGACCGTGCGCCGCGCGACGCCGCCGCGCTCGAAGCCTGCATGCGAGCCGCGCATTCGCTGAAGGGTGCAGCGCGGATTGTCGGCGTGCAGGTCGGCGTCGAACTCGCGCACGAGATGGAGGAGTGTTTCGTCGCGGCGCAGGAAGGGCGCGCATTGCTCGACGCGGTGTGGATCGACGAGTTGCTGCGCGGCGTGGATATCATCGCGCGCATTGGCAATGACGAGGATGAATCGGCCCGCGATGAGGTCGGCACCTGCGTGGCGGCATTGCATGCACGGATGGCGAGTGTGCTGCCGCATGGGGCAGCGACGCGGAGTGGGTTTGCGTTGGGTGCTGACTCGGCACTGACGTCGGCTTCCGGCTCCATGGCCGCTTACGGTTCTACGCCCGCTACGTCTGCCACTCCTTCCGCAGCCGCACCGAGCACAACGACGCCATCACCCGCCCCCGCCAACGCCCCCCCAGCATTCGACCCCGACGCCGCCTTCAACCTGCTAGCCGAAGCGCTGCGAGCTGAAGCGAAGTCGACTGCCTCCGCGCCTGCGCCTGCGAACGTCTCCACATCTGCGAGCGCACCCGCAGATCCCACAGCCGCCCCGCTGCTGCCATCAGCGCCCGCCTCGATCATCGCCGGCAACGCAATTCCCGCGCAGCCCGCAGCGCCCTCGGCGAGCAACGCGAGCACCACCACCGAATCCGGCCGCATGCTGCGCGTACGCGCCGACAACCTCGACCGTCTGCTGTCGCTGTCCGGCGAATCGCTGGTCGAATCGCGCTGGCTGAAACCCTTCGCGCAATCAATGCTGCGCATCAAGCGCGTCCATCGCGACGGCACCCGCGCGCTCGATCAACTGCACGAAACGCTCGCCGACCTCAAGCTCGACCCACGCGCCCAGGCCGCGCTCGAAGAAGTGCGCCGTCTCACCGCCGAATCGCAGCACCTGCTCGCCGAGCGTCTGGCCGATCTCGAAAGCTTCGACCGTCGCTCGACGCATTTGTCGCAGCAGCTCTACGACGCCGCGCTGCAATGCCGGATGCGTCCGTTCGGCGACGGCACCGGCGGACTCGCGCGGATGGTGCGCGATGTCGCGCGTTCGCTCGGCAAAAAGGTGCGCTGGCAACTAGTCGGCGAATCGACCCAGGTGGACCGCGACATTCTCGACCTGCTCGAAGCGCCGCTCGGCCACATGCTGCGCAACGCGCTCGACCACGGCATCGAAGCGCCCGCCGTGCGCCTCGCGCGCGGCAAGCCGGAAGAAGGCACGCTCACGCTCGACGCACGCCACACCGCCGGCGCGCTGCTCATCACAGTCTCCGACGACGGCGCGGGCATCGACCTCGACGCGTTGCGCGCGTCGATCGTGCGCAAGAAGCTGGCGAGCGACGAAACCGCCGCCCGTCTGTCCGAAGCCGAACTGCTCGAATTCCTGCTGCTGCCCGGCTTTTCGCTGCGCGATCAGGTAACCGATCTCTCGGGCCGCGGCGTCGGACTCGACGCGGTGCACGACGTCGTCAAACGCGTGCGCGGCACGGTGCGCATCACCCATGAACCCGGCCTCGGCACGCGCGTGCAACTGCAATTGCCGCTCACGCTGTCGGTGATCCGCAGCCTGTTGATCGAAGTCGCAGGCGAGCCGTACGCGGTGCCGCTCGCGCACGTGAACCGCACGCTGAACGTGAGCCGCGCGGAGATCGAACTGCTCGAAGGCCATCAGCACATCGCCTTCGCCGGCCGGCGCATCGGCGTCGTCACCGCGCATCAGATTCTGGACACCGCCGCACCCGCCGATCAAAGCGACGCCGTCAGCATGATCGTGATCGGCGACGGTCCGCACACGTACGGCGTGGTGGTCGACCGTTTTCTCGGCGAGCGGATGCTGGTGGTGCAGCCGCTCGACCCGCGTCTCGGCAAGGTCCGCAATATCACCGCCGGCGCGTTGATGGAAAACGGCGACCCGGTGCTGATCGCCGACGTCGACGACTGGTTGCGTTCGGTCGAACGGCTCGTCGCGGGCGGCGATCTGAGGCACACGCAACACGGTGTCGCGCCGGCCGCACAGCGCACGACCCGCCGCGTGCTGGTGGTCGACGACTCGCTCACCGTGCGCGAACTCGAACGCAAGCTGCTGGCCACGCGCGGCTACGACGTGACGATCGCCGTCGACGGCATGGACGGCTGGAACGCCGTGCGCGGCGAACGCTTCGACCTCGTCATTACCGACATCGACATGCCGCGCATGGACGGCATCGAACTGGTCACGCTGATCAAGCGCGATCCGCAGTTGCAGTCGCTGCCGGTGATGATCGTTTCGTATAAAGATCGCGAAGAAGACCGTCGCGCCGGCCTGAACGCCGGCGCCGACTACTATCTGGCGAAAGGCAGTTTTCACGACGAAGCACTACTCGATGCGGTGCGTGATCTGATTGGCGAAGCTTACGGCTAA
- a CDS encoding chemotaxis protein CheW, whose protein sequence is MADTQTIGFDDCWNRIGVRGDSSCERLDDYVRCLNCPVFEAAAARLLERPIPRVDLALHEARVPAQTHQKREGQNASESFLVFRIGDEWLALPTPIFKRIVQTRPIHTLPHRQHRAVLGVVNVQGELLVCLSLAHLLGFDAGGVAQDKRDKRNDRNSRDDRARHELPRLLVVTRGEEHAVLPVDQVDGVHRFALDSFCPPPATLSQAAAAHTRAVAPWRGMSVGLLDADALFDTLNRSLG, encoded by the coding sequence GTGGCTGATACGCAGACGATCGGCTTCGACGATTGCTGGAACCGCATCGGCGTGCGCGGCGATTCGTCGTGCGAGCGTCTCGACGACTATGTGCGTTGCCTGAATTGCCCGGTGTTCGAGGCGGCCGCGGCCAGACTGCTGGAGCGGCCGATTCCGCGGGTGGATCTCGCGCTGCATGAAGCGCGCGTGCCGGCGCAGACACATCAAAAACGCGAAGGACAAAACGCGAGCGAATCCTTCCTCGTCTTTCGTATCGGTGACGAATGGCTGGCGCTGCCCACGCCGATCTTCAAGCGCATCGTGCAGACGCGGCCGATTCATACGTTGCCGCATCGGCAACATCGCGCGGTGCTGGGCGTGGTGAATGTGCAGGGCGAGTTGCTGGTGTGTTTGTCGCTCGCGCATCTGCTCGGTTTCGACGCCGGCGGCGTTGCGCAAGACAAGCGCGATAAGCGCAACGACCGCAACAGTCGCGACGACCGCGCGCGGCACGAACTGCCGCGTCTGCTGGTGGTCACGCGCGGCGAAGAACACGCGGTGTTGCCGGTCGACCAGGTGGACGGCGTGCACCGGTTCGCGCTCGACAGTTTTTGCCCGCCGCCCGCCACGCTGTCGCAAGCGGCCGCCGCGCATACGCGCGCGGTCGCGCCGTGGCGCGGCATGAGCGTCGGTCTGCTCGACGCCGACGCGCTATTCGATACCTTGAACCGGAGTCTCGGATGA
- a CDS encoding GlxA family transcriptional regulator — translation MRHVGVVVFPGFQILDMVAISVFELANLVAGQPEYQVEVISELGGTVRSSSGVEVVSRPFGDPTYDTVVVTGAMEIAPSSPGMLAFLNDALAASRRTTSICTGAFVLAEAGILDGRHATTHWAYAGELQRRFPGARVDDDRIFIVDGSVWTSAGMTACIDLCLALVENDLGTAVSRAIARKLVVYHRRTGGQSQFSAMLDLEPKSDRIQSALSYAKNHLREPLTVEQLADVAHLSPRQFSRAFRDETRQSPAKAIEALRVEAARAMLEAGRHSMEAVAVDTGFVDTERMRRAFLRAYGQPPQAIKRAARAL, via the coding sequence ATGAGACACGTCGGCGTGGTGGTTTTTCCGGGCTTCCAGATCCTCGATATGGTCGCGATCTCGGTGTTCGAACTGGCTAACCTGGTGGCTGGGCAGCCCGAATATCAGGTCGAGGTGATTTCCGAACTCGGCGGCACGGTGCGCAGCTCGTCCGGCGTCGAGGTCGTCTCGCGACCATTCGGCGATCCCACCTACGACACGGTGGTCGTGACAGGCGCCATGGAGATCGCGCCGTCGTCGCCCGGCATGCTGGCGTTTCTGAACGACGCGCTCGCTGCGTCGCGCCGCACCACCAGCATCTGCACCGGCGCCTTCGTGCTGGCGGAAGCCGGGATTCTCGACGGCCGCCATGCCACCACGCACTGGGCCTATGCGGGCGAGCTGCAACGGCGCTTTCCCGGCGCGCGGGTCGACGACGACCGCATTTTTATCGTCGACGGCTCCGTGTGGACGTCCGCCGGCATGACGGCGTGCATCGATCTTTGTCTGGCGCTGGTTGAAAACGATCTTGGCACGGCGGTGTCGCGCGCGATCGCCAGGAAGCTCGTGGTGTATCACCGGCGCACCGGCGGCCAGTCGCAGTTTTCGGCCATGCTCGATCTCGAGCCGAAATCCGATCGCATCCAGAGCGCGCTGTCGTATGCCAAGAACCATCTGCGCGAGCCGTTGACGGTCGAACAACTCGCCGACGTCGCGCATCTGAGCCCGCGGCAATTCAGCCGCGCGTTTCGCGACGAAACCCGTCAATCGCCCGCCAAAGCGATTGAAGCGTTGCGTGTGGAGGCCGCGCGCGCCATGCTGGAGGCCGGCCGCCATTCAATGGAAGCCGTCGCCGTCGACACCGGTTTCGTCGACACCGAACGAATGCGGCGCGCCTTTCTGCGGGCGTATGGCCAACCACCGCAGGCAATCAAGCGCGCGGCCCGCGCGCTGTAA
- a CDS encoding SDR family oxidoreductase, translating into MATQAGNKGTALVTGASSGIGAVYADRLARRGYDLILVARDVTRLNGLADRLKQATGRSVETIGADLTVKADTRRIEDRLRVDQNITMLVNNAGVGATASLIDSDVDSLEQMIELNVTALTRLTAAAVPGFVARGKGILINVSSVVALSPEMLNGTYSGTKAYVLNLTQSLQHEVGDKGVQLQAVLPGATSTAFWDRAGLAVEHLPAQIVMTAEDMVDAALAGLDQGELVTIPSLPDAADWERFNTARQHLQPNLSHKLPAARYASAKAA; encoded by the coding sequence ATGGCAACGCAAGCAGGCAACAAAGGAACAGCATTGGTTACAGGCGCATCGTCGGGCATCGGCGCGGTGTATGCGGATCGCCTCGCACGGCGCGGCTACGACCTGATCCTCGTCGCACGGGATGTCACCCGGTTGAACGGTTTGGCCGACCGTCTGAAGCAGGCCACCGGTCGCAGCGTCGAGACCATCGGCGCGGATCTGACCGTGAAGGCCGATACGCGCCGCATCGAAGACCGGTTGCGCGTGGACCAGAACATCACGATGCTGGTCAACAACGCGGGCGTCGGCGCGACGGCGTCGCTGATCGATTCCGATGTCGACTCGCTCGAGCAGATGATCGAGCTGAACGTGACCGCGCTCACGCGGTTGACGGCGGCGGCCGTGCCGGGTTTCGTCGCGCGCGGCAAAGGGATTCTGATCAATGTGTCGTCGGTCGTGGCGTTGTCGCCGGAGATGTTGAACGGCACGTATAGCGGTACCAAGGCCTATGTCCTGAATCTGACGCAGTCGCTGCAGCACGAAGTGGGCGACAAGGGCGTGCAGTTGCAGGCGGTGTTGCCGGGCGCGACCAGCACGGCGTTCTGGGACCGTGCCGGACTCGCGGTCGAGCATTTGCCCGCGCAGATCGTCATGACCGCCGAAGACATGGTGGACGCGGCGCTCGCCGGTCTGGACCAGGGCGAACTCGTGACGATTCCGTCGTTGCCGGACGCCGCGGATTGGGAGCGTTTCAACACCGCGCGCCAGCATTTGCAGCCGAATCTGTCGCACAAGCTGCCGGCCGCTCGTTACGCGAGCGCCAAGGCGGCTTGA
- a CDS encoding chemotaxis response regulator protein-glutamate methylesterase, whose protein sequence is MKIGIVNDMPLAIEALRRALAARHDYDVLWVAQDGQQAVDFCTAQRPDIVLMDLVMPNVDGIEATRRIMARAPCAILIVTVDVGANAWRVYEAMGAGALDAVDTPSLSGPDAHKSIATLIAKIDRIGALVKERIAPGAAAAGTPVSATNSDTPLVAIGASAGGPAALATLLAGLPKDFPAATVIVQHVDAAFAAGMADWLNQQSALPVRIAREGDRPQAGLVLLAATDDHLHLKLPNVLGYTRVPEETPYRPSVDVFFHSVVARWPARAVGVLLTGMGRDGAIGLKAMRTKGYHTIAQDEATCAVYGMPKAAAALDAAVRILPLPRIATALAAAISA, encoded by the coding sequence ATGAAAATCGGAATCGTCAACGACATGCCGCTCGCCATCGAGGCGCTGCGCCGCGCACTCGCGGCGCGCCACGACTACGACGTGCTATGGGTCGCGCAAGACGGACAGCAGGCGGTCGATTTCTGCACCGCGCAGCGGCCCGACATCGTGCTGATGGACCTGGTGATGCCGAACGTCGACGGCATCGAAGCTACGCGCCGCATCATGGCGCGTGCGCCGTGCGCGATCCTGATCGTGACCGTCGACGTCGGCGCGAACGCGTGGCGCGTCTATGAAGCGATGGGCGCGGGCGCCCTCGACGCCGTCGATACGCCGTCGCTGAGCGGGCCCGACGCGCACAAAAGCATCGCCACGCTGATCGCGAAAATCGACCGCATCGGCGCGCTGGTCAAGGAGCGCATCGCACCCGGCGCGGCAGCTGCCGGCACACCCGTCAGCGCGACGAACAGCGATACGCCGCTGGTGGCGATCGGCGCATCGGCGGGCGGTCCCGCCGCGCTCGCAACCTTGCTCGCCGGTCTGCCGAAAGATTTTCCGGCGGCGACCGTGATCGTGCAGCACGTTGACGCGGCGTTCGCGGCCGGCATGGCCGACTGGCTGAACCAGCAATCGGCGTTGCCGGTGCGGATCGCCCGCGAAGGCGACCGGCCGCAAGCGGGCCTCGTGCTGCTCGCCGCCACCGACGATCACCTGCACCTCAAGTTGCCGAACGTGCTCGGCTACACACGGGTGCCGGAAGAAACGCCGTACCGCCCGTCCGTCGACGTGTTTTTTCACAGCGTGGTGGCACGCTGGCCGGCGCGCGCGGTCGGCGTGCTGCTGACCGGTATGGGTCGCGACGGCGCAATCGGTCTCAAGGCAATGCGCACCAAGGGCTATCACACGATCGCGCAGGACGAGGCGACGTGCGCCGTGTACGGCATGCCGAAAGCGGCGGCCGCGCTCGACGCCGCCGTCAGGATTCTGCCTTTACCGAGGATTGCTACTGCACTCGCGGCTGCGATCAGCGCGTGA
- a CDS encoding Lrp/AsnC family transcriptional regulator, with protein sequence MTTPPRRLDRIDIGILSQLQQNARITNADLARSVNLSPTPCFNRVRALEKLGLFKQQVTLLNPERLGLRINVFIQVSLEKQVEDALQRFEQAISERPEVMECYLMTGDADYLLRVVMPDMQTLERFIVDHLTKIPGISNIRSSFALKQVRYKTALPLPSSGLTLVDPDDVATDWR encoded by the coding sequence ATGACGACGCCACCCCGCCGGCTAGACCGTATCGACATCGGCATCCTGAGCCAGTTGCAGCAGAACGCGCGCATCACCAATGCGGATCTGGCGCGCTCGGTGAATCTGTCGCCGACGCCGTGCTTCAACCGCGTACGCGCGCTCGAAAAGCTGGGCCTGTTCAAGCAGCAGGTCACGCTGCTCAATCCGGAACGGCTCGGGCTGCGCATCAACGTGTTTATTCAGGTGAGTCTGGAAAAGCAGGTGGAAGACGCGCTGCAGCGTTTCGAGCAGGCGATTTCGGAGCGGCCCGAGGTGATGGAGTGTTATCTGATGACGGGCGACGCCGATTATCTGTTGCGCGTCGTGATGCCGGATATGCAGACGCTCGAGCGCTTCATCGTCGATCATTTGACGAAGATTCCGGGTATTTCCAATATCCGTTCGAGTTTTGCGCTCAAGCAGGTGCGCTATAAGACGGCGTTGCCGTTGCCGTCGTCGGGATTGACGCTGGTCGATCCCGACGACGTGGCGACGGATTGGCGCTAG